One window of the Maridesulfovibrio frigidus DSM 17176 genome contains the following:
- a CDS encoding DUF4236 domain-containing protein, whose amino-acid sequence MSFYLRKSVTIGPVRFNLSKSGIGLSSGIKGFRIGVRPNGKSYVHAGRNGIYYRQELGKSDKENSKIEITKKQQDINPNTTFYKSASSIDIASESRRELLEKLNSSHKSLRRDYIIGVLLLLVIGFSFRVNSQYGLVAILVGWVLFIISYYAEKKRRTVEIEYNFENGDADYYRDVLLAFNNLESCKKVWALLDSTAIYGAHEQKRNSGASELVSRSLVKLGEGKPPWVRTNIDVPALILKDQSLYLMPDGIFIYDNVGVGFVEYSELSLEDGTTEFIEEVYPNDATVLGTSWKYSNKSGGPDKRFKNNYEVYICLYGNLMVKSASGLFWYLMTSKENAALEFCNALSRAVSHRQD is encoded by the coding sequence ATGTCTTTTTATCTTAGAAAATCTGTCACGATTGGACCTGTTAGGTTTAATCTTTCAAAAAGCGGTATCGGTTTATCTTCAGGAATAAAAGGATTTCGAATTGGGGTTAGGCCTAATGGGAAAAGCTATGTCCACGCAGGGCGGAATGGTATATATTATCGCCAAGAATTAGGAAAAAGTGACAAGGAAAATAGCAAGATTGAGATTACAAAAAAACAACAAGATATTAATCCGAACACAACTTTTTATAAGTCGGCAAGTTCAATCGATATTGCTTCTGAGTCACGAAGAGAATTACTTGAAAAGCTTAACTCTTCTCATAAATCATTGAGAAGGGATTATATTATAGGAGTGTTGCTTCTGCTTGTTATTGGGTTCAGTTTTCGTGTAAATTCACAATACGGTCTGGTTGCTATACTAGTAGGCTGGGTTTTGTTCATCATTTCTTATTATGCTGAAAAGAAGCGTAGAACTGTCGAAATTGAATATAATTTTGAGAATGGAGATGCAGACTATTATAGAGATGTTCTTTTAGCATTTAATAATTTAGAATCATGCAAAAAAGTCTGGGCTCTCTTGGATTCAACTGCAATTTATGGCGCACATGAGCAAAAAAGAAATTCTGGGGCTAGCGAACTAGTTAGCAGGTCATTAGTTAAGCTTGGTGAAGGAAAGCCCCCTTGGGTGCGAACAAACATAGATGTTCCCGCATTAATATTAAAAGACCAAAGTTTATACCTGATGCCAGATGGCATTTTTATATATGATAATGTTGGCGTAGGTTTTGTTGAATATTCCGAGTTATCATTAGAAGATGGAACAACGGAATTTATTGAAGAAGTTTACCCTAACGATGCTACTGTTCTAGGAACTAGTTGGAAATATTCCAACAAAAGTGGAGGCCCAGATAAACGTTTTAAAAATAATTATGAAGTTTACATATGCCTTTACGGTAATCTCATGGTTAAATCTGCTTCAGGACTTTTTTGGTATTTGATGACATCGAAAGAAAACGCTGCTTTAGAATTTTGCAATGCTTTATCAAGAGCTGTTTCTCATAGGCAAGATTAA
- the tkt gene encoding transketolase, with amino-acid sequence MSTNSQMDQKAVNVIKGLIMDSIRKANSGHPGGSMSSADFAYILYKDFLRYDATNTDWENRDRFVLAAGHESPLLYGLLHLAGLITVEDLQQFRQLGSITPGHPEHDVTPGVEATSGPLGQGFCVGVGMATAEAFLNAKTNDDVVDHYTYVLSSDGDFQEPVSSGAAALAGLWKLGKLIVFYDSNDIQLAGPTSRCDCTDFKAVYEGMCWQVLEVDGHNHDEIRAAIKAGQAETGKPTLIIGKTKMAAGAATCEGDHCTHGSPLSNEEIAATKKCFGLPENELFYVPEDVVAHFRSRFPEMQKMSADWQTKLESVLAGNKEIAAFWAEAFKPRSEIKLDLPEFESGQSMATRKAWGACLDAITDELPTLIGGSADLDPSNQTANFRKKMGDFGLDGYSARNLAFGVREFPMSVIMNGMALHGGVIPFGATFLTFSDYCRNGMRMSALQKLPVLYIYTHDSFYVGEDGPTHQPIEHVASLRLIPNMLILRPADARETAACLQIAISQTDRPSSLMLTRQGLPVMDKGEFPMVEEGVKRGGYIVKDCEGTPDMIAIAAGSEVSLAIDAADLIKDKKIRVVSMPSMELFEEQDQAYKDSVLDPKVRVRVAAEAGRPEIWYKYVGLDGAVLGIDHFGASAPAGELAEKYGFTAGNLSNIMKDQF; translated from the coding sequence ATGAGTACTAATAGTCAGATGGACCAGAAAGCAGTTAACGTAATTAAAGGCCTTATCATGGATTCTATCCGCAAGGCCAACTCGGGTCATCCCGGCGGCTCCATGTCTTCTGCGGATTTTGCATACATCCTCTATAAAGATTTCCTGCGCTACGATGCAACCAATACAGACTGGGAAAACAGAGACCGCTTCGTACTAGCTGCGGGGCACGAATCCCCACTTCTTTACGGTCTTCTGCACTTAGCCGGTCTGATTACAGTTGAAGATCTTCAGCAGTTCCGTCAGCTTGGCTCCATCACTCCCGGTCATCCGGAACATGATGTAACCCCCGGAGTTGAAGCAACAAGCGGACCTCTCGGACAGGGTTTCTGTGTCGGTGTTGGTATGGCAACTGCCGAAGCGTTCCTGAACGCTAAAACTAACGACGACGTAGTAGATCATTACACATACGTTCTTTCATCTGACGGCGATTTTCAGGAGCCTGTATCCTCTGGAGCAGCCGCTCTCGCTGGACTCTGGAAACTCGGCAAGCTTATAGTTTTCTATGACAGCAACGACATTCAGCTAGCTGGACCAACAAGCCGTTGTGACTGCACAGATTTCAAAGCAGTATACGAAGGCATGTGCTGGCAGGTTCTAGAAGTAGACGGCCACAATCACGATGAAATTCGTGCAGCGATTAAAGCTGGTCAGGCTGAAACTGGCAAACCTACGCTCATCATCGGTAAGACTAAAATGGCTGCCGGAGCTGCAACTTGCGAAGGCGACCACTGCACGCACGGAAGCCCGCTTTCAAATGAAGAAATTGCCGCTACCAAAAAATGTTTCGGCCTTCCTGAAAACGAACTTTTCTACGTTCCTGAAGATGTTGTTGCGCATTTCCGCTCCCGCTTCCCTGAAATGCAGAAAATGTCCGCTGACTGGCAGACTAAACTTGAATCCGTCCTAGCCGGAAACAAAGAAATTGCTGCTTTCTGGGCAGAAGCTTTCAAGCCACGCAGCGAAATTAAGCTAGACCTTCCTGAGTTCGAATCAGGTCAGTCCATGGCAACAAGAAAAGCATGGGGCGCATGTCTCGATGCTATCACCGACGAACTTCCTACCTTAATAGGTGGTTCCGCCGATCTAGATCCATCCAACCAGACTGCGAATTTCCGTAAGAAGATGGGTGATTTCGGCCTAGACGGTTACAGCGCAAGAAACTTAGCTTTCGGTGTTCGTGAGTTCCCAATGTCCGTTATCATGAACGGTATGGCTCTTCACGGCGGCGTAATTCCTTTCGGTGCAACTTTCCTTACCTTCTCTGATTACTGCAGAAACGGTATGAGAATGTCCGCGCTACAGAAACTTCCAGTTCTCTACATCTACACACATGATTCATTCTACGTAGGTGAAGACGGACCGACTCATCAGCCAATCGAGCATGTAGCATCACTTAGACTCATCCCGAATATGTTGATTCTAAGACCTGCTGACGCAAGAGAAACCGCTGCATGTTTGCAGATTGCTATCAGCCAGACTGACCGTCCTTCCAGCCTCATGCTAACTCGTCAGGGTCTGCCTGTAATGGATAAGGGCGAATTCCCGATGGTAGAAGAAGGCGTTAAGCGCGGCGGGTACATCGTTAAGGATTGCGAAGGAACTCCAGACATGATCGCTATTGCGGCCGGATCAGAAGTATCCCTAGCAATCGATGCGGCTGACCTTATCAAGGATAAGAAAATCCGCGTAGTCAGCATGCCATCCATGGAACTGTTCGAAGAGCAGGATCAGGCATACAAAGATTCCGTTCTAGATCCGAAAGTCAGAGTACGTGTTGCCGCTGAAGCTGGCCGCCCTGAAATCTGGTACAAATACGTTGGCCTAGACGGAGCAGTTCTAGGAATAGATCACTTCGGAGCATCCGCACCTGCTGGCGAGCTTGCTGAAAAGTACGGGTTCACTGCTGGTAACCTTTCTAATATTATGAAGGATCAGTTCTAG
- the rpiB gene encoding ribose 5-phosphate isomerase B, which translates to MPKVVIGSDHGGFELKEHAKEVLLEMGYEVEDAGPESAVSCDYPIYATKVASKIKKDVLGILICGTGLGMSMAANRQKGIRAAMCTNEYMAKMAKAHNDANILCLGARVIGIGLAEEIIRTFMTTEFEGERHMRRINQIDGL; encoded by the coding sequence ATGCCTAAAGTAGTAATCGGTTCTGACCACGGCGGCTTTGAACTCAAGGAACATGCTAAAGAAGTACTCCTTGAAATGGGATACGAAGTTGAAGATGCAGGTCCTGAATCTGCAGTCAGCTGCGACTACCCTATATATGCTACGAAGGTAGCTTCAAAGATTAAAAAAGATGTGCTGGGCATTCTCATCTGCGGAACAGGCCTAGGTATGTCCATGGCAGCCAACAGACAGAAAGGAATCCGCGCCGCAATGTGCACAAACGAGTACATGGCGAAAATGGCGAAAGCACATAATGATGCTAACATCCTTTGTTTGGGCGCTAGAGTCATCGGAATTGGACTAGCGGAAGAAATTATCCGTACATTTATGACCACCGAATTTGAAGGTGAACGTCATATGCGTAGAATCAATCAGATCGACGGTTTATAG
- a CDS encoding tetratricopeptide repeat protein, producing the protein MIKQASMTRKTISPIAVAALLFVILLQGCAHKNVPIPANESIQLSPETQLTYDYLVYQDYLSRLSQLMRLSNRSLESVTEAARIQHEAITVLDRILLAEPSAQLYSEKASLYWASQQVDQAREALKEGLLKYPDDQKLILSLSSTYLIENRNADAEGVLLDYLHRHPDDIIVTSQLGHIYLEQKKFAKALDTLKTIPAKKRTPDILYSYAKASAGLGLTKQAIRSLQTAVKVDPNYIEAWGELAYLYEMGKDYDAAEKIYTRMLEFPEVSSHIRLRLIELSLKLNNPDKGLSLVLEGPRSTPFLLEAAQLFLNGKFYGQASTILDIFAQKKDIPDSYYFFKASIAYEGEEDPQKALNFLNKVQPGSDHYDRSLQFKSHLLIVLKKYDEALTIAKEGQKEFPEDPNFYMTEGMIHNEMGDLKKAEEALLRGDQNIPNSLEILFQLGIMAEGKGDLDQTLAYMERIVSMQPDHADALNFVGYILADRNEQLDRALVLISRANKLEPDNGYITDSLAWVLYRLGRYKEAWVQIKRAVSLRDKQPDLWIHYGDIAVSMKYFKSAAKGYKRALKLDPKNSEAQRKLDSL; encoded by the coding sequence ATGATTAAGCAAGCATCCATGACCCGCAAAACTATTTCTCCTATTGCAGTTGCCGCACTGCTGTTTGTTATTCTATTACAAGGTTGTGCACATAAAAATGTGCCCATCCCTGCAAATGAATCCATTCAACTAAGCCCAGAAACTCAGTTGACATACGACTATCTTGTCTATCAAGATTATCTGTCGAGGCTGAGTCAGCTTATGCGCCTGAGCAACAGATCGCTGGAAAGCGTGACTGAAGCCGCACGCATCCAGCATGAAGCAATCACCGTTCTGGACCGGATATTACTAGCCGAGCCAAGCGCACAACTTTATTCTGAAAAAGCCTCGCTTTACTGGGCTTCACAGCAAGTAGATCAAGCCCGCGAAGCTTTGAAAGAGGGGCTGCTGAAATATCCTGATGATCAAAAGCTAATCCTTAGTCTTTCCAGCACCTATCTCATTGAAAATAGAAATGCTGACGCAGAAGGAGTGCTGCTAGACTACCTTCACAGACATCCTGACGACATCATTGTTACCAGCCAGCTTGGACACATTTACCTTGAACAGAAAAAATTTGCCAAGGCTCTCGATACGCTGAAAACAATTCCGGCTAAGAAGCGTACGCCAGACATTCTCTATTCGTACGCTAAAGCAAGCGCAGGCCTCGGTCTGACCAAGCAAGCAATAAGATCGCTTCAAACAGCTGTTAAAGTTGACCCCAACTACATTGAAGCATGGGGAGAACTGGCTTACTTGTATGAAATGGGCAAAGACTATGATGCAGCTGAAAAAATTTACACCAGAATGCTCGAATTTCCTGAAGTTTCCAGCCATATCAGATTGCGCCTTATCGAACTTAGTCTAAAGCTTAACAATCCTGACAAAGGACTGTCTCTTGTTCTTGAAGGACCGAGATCCACTCCTTTTCTTCTTGAAGCCGCACAACTTTTCTTGAATGGGAAGTTTTACGGACAGGCATCAACAATACTTGATATTTTTGCACAGAAAAAAGATATTCCCGACTCCTACTACTTCTTCAAAGCTTCCATTGCTTATGAAGGAGAAGAAGATCCGCAGAAGGCTCTTAATTTCCTTAACAAGGTACAGCCGGGCAGCGATCATTATGATCGTAGTCTGCAATTTAAATCGCATCTATTGATTGTTCTTAAAAAGTATGACGAAGCGCTTACAATTGCAAAAGAGGGCCAAAAGGAATTTCCAGAAGACCCTAATTTTTACATGACTGAAGGGATGATTCACAACGAAATGGGCGATCTCAAAAAAGCAGAAGAAGCTCTTTTGAGAGGAGACCAGAACATTCCTAATTCATTGGAAATTCTTTTTCAGCTCGGTATCATGGCTGAAGGGAAGGGAGATCTGGATCAAACCCTTGCGTACATGGAAAGAATCGTTTCTATGCAGCCGGATCATGCGGACGCTCTTAACTTCGTAGGATATATTCTTGCTGACCGGAATGAACAGCTTGACCGCGCACTGGTATTAATCTCCAGAGCAAACAAGCTTGAGCCGGACAATGGATATATTACGGATTCACTTGCATGGGTTCTTTACCGCCTTGGAAGATATAAAGAAGCATGGGTACAGATTAAAAGAGCTGTATCTCTAAGAGATAAACAGCCGGATTTATGGATACATTACGGAGACATTGCTGTTTCCATGAAATATTTTAAGAGTGCTGCCAAGGGTTACAAAAGAGCTCTTAAGCTCGATCCTAAAAACAGTGAAGCTCAGAGGAAACTCGATTCATTATGA
- a CDS encoding HD domain-containing protein yields MNKLLTELKIEAGKLARSQPTPQFYRDAETQLEFSHGMFFDHPLVIRLQEDVLPFLYDEYAHGIYHSKKVSIEAGAIVLKDGDHLPPETVRELVLLAQFCGLLHDSCRLDDDHAIRGAETSRVILNKYPLSERNKDLIAKSIARHEAFKPLTPIVDDPELELLSGALYDADKFRWGPDNFSTTLWEICDYEDWSVNEIIEKFPNGLDMIKSIESTFRTDTGKKYGPEMIEQGMTIGADIYKRLVEMAASPEYSPYNKDKPTV; encoded by the coding sequence ATGAATAAATTGCTGACTGAACTGAAAATAGAAGCAGGAAAATTAGCTAGATCTCAGCCCACTCCCCAATTTTACAGGGATGCTGAGACGCAGCTTGAATTTTCGCATGGCATGTTTTTCGATCATCCCCTTGTCATTAGATTGCAGGAAGATGTGCTGCCCTTTCTTTATGATGAATATGCTCACGGCATTTACCACTCCAAAAAAGTGTCAATAGAAGCCGGTGCAATCGTTCTGAAAGACGGCGATCATCTTCCTCCTGAAACGGTCAGAGAGCTTGTTCTGCTCGCGCAATTCTGCGGGCTGCTCCATGACAGTTGCAGACTTGATGACGATCACGCTATACGCGGAGCAGAAACTTCACGCGTAATTCTGAACAAGTATCCACTTTCAGAACGCAATAAAGATCTTATTGCCAAGTCGATTGCCAGACATGAGGCGTTCAAACCGCTTACTCCTATCGTCGATGATCCTGAGCTGGAACTTCTTAGTGGCGCGCTCTACGATGCCGACAAATTCCGCTGGGGTCCTGACAACTTTTCCACAACGCTCTGGGAAATTTGTGATTACGAAGACTGGTCTGTAAATGAAATTATAGAAAAGTTTCCAAATGGACTTGATATGATAAAATCCATCGAATCAACATTTCGGACAGATACCGGTAAGAAATACGGTCCTGAAATGATAGAACAAGGCATGACCATCGGAGCTGACATTTACAAGCGCCTAGTTGAAATGGCCGCTTCTCCTGAATATTCCCCCTATAATAAAGACAAGCCGACTGTATGA
- a CDS encoding sigma-70 family RNA polymerase sigma factor, whose protein sequence is MKSKKEPIIPEVADITEDKLTPKPDFLPTPRPKGEVATKDPLHLYLQEISRFPLLEPDEEFRLAKRVQENGDQEAAFRLVSSHLRLVVKIAMDFQRRWMQNVLDLIQEGNVGLMKAVNKFDPDKGIKFSYYAAFWVKAYILKYIMDNWRMVKIGTTQTQRKLFYNLNKERQRLQTLGFDPTPSVLSKNLNVSVEEISEMDQRLAKNDLSLNLKFGEESEATRMDFLPDLGPGIEETLANKEISTLLLDQLRAVAPKLNEKEQVILDDRLLSDSPRTLREIGEEFGVTRERVRQIEARLLSKLKEHLAETVKDFSEDWIPDNE, encoded by the coding sequence ATGAAATCAAAAAAAGAACCGATTATTCCAGAAGTAGCGGATATTACAGAAGATAAGCTGACTCCAAAGCCAGATTTTCTTCCTACTCCGAGACCAAAAGGCGAAGTAGCCACTAAAGATCCTCTGCATCTCTACCTTCAAGAGATTAGCCGATTTCCTTTGCTTGAGCCTGATGAAGAATTTCGATTAGCCAAAAGAGTGCAGGAAAACGGAGATCAGGAGGCGGCATTCCGTCTTGTCTCATCTCACCTGCGTCTGGTGGTAAAAATAGCAATGGATTTCCAGCGTCGCTGGATGCAAAATGTTCTGGACCTTATTCAGGAAGGAAATGTCGGCCTTATGAAAGCTGTAAACAAATTTGATCCTGATAAAGGCATCAAATTTTCTTACTATGCAGCATTCTGGGTTAAGGCTTATATCCTGAAATATATAATGGATAACTGGCGCATGGTTAAAATAGGAACCACGCAAACCCAGCGCAAACTTTTTTATAATCTGAACAAAGAGCGTCAAAGACTGCAGACTTTAGGCTTTGATCCGACGCCGTCCGTGCTTTCCAAAAATCTCAATGTCAGTGTTGAAGAGATTTCGGAAATGGACCAAAGGCTCGCAAAAAATGACCTTTCTCTGAATCTTAAATTCGGAGAAGAATCAGAAGCCACACGCATGGACTTTTTACCCGATCTAGGTCCGGGTATTGAAGAAACTCTTGCCAATAAAGAGATTTCTACATTACTTCTTGATCAGCTTAGAGCTGTTGCTCCGAAGTTGAATGAGAAGGAACAAGTTATTTTAGATGACAGGTTGCTCTCTGACTCACCAAGAACTCTTAGAGAAATTGGTGAAGAATTCGGGGTTACTAGAGAAAGAGTCCGCCAGATTGAAGCCCGGCTGTTATCAAAGCTCAAGGAACATCTGGCCGAAACTGTAAAAGATTTTTCTGAAGATTGGATACCTGACAATGAATAA
- a CDS encoding homocysteine S-methyltransferase family protein, whose amino-acid sequence MPDFRKALSDDKVYFFDGGYGTLLQGRGLPAGMSPEIFGLQSPDVIKSVHKDYVAAGANVLTTNTFGGSRPKLGADVDVIGLNREMALIARSVAGDNVFVGGSVGPTGYFVQPLGEMTFKEMVEIYKEQIQGLVEGGIDLILGETHFDLAEARAVVIAAREVCDLPVALSMTFESPAACLTGTSPQTFIDTMQNMGVELMGTNCSAGPEQMYDVLKSMQTRLTSPLLAEANAGLPELDENRNTVFRLQPEPFAKQSARFVEVGAKFIGGCCGTTPDHIKALRNAVGNATWMRPVPQEDCQMVLTSRAQTVKIGFEQRGVIIGERINPTGKKVLSAELQNGQFTEAMKFAAEQLLAGAPVLDVNVGAPMVDEVKILPALAKEIMAQHPAPLSIDSTNPDAVEAALWTYAGSPLVNSISGEAGRMERLGPLCKKFGAPFILLPIIGTKLPFTCAERIEVVSKLLKQADSYGIPRRLIMVDALALTVSSKPEAARHCLDFIRHCKEEWNLPTVLGLSNVSFGLPARELLNSSFLTLCQGQGLSAFIANPNSSRLRESLYSAEVLLARDPQAEQFIAQYSGWTPAGEGGQATGQNSGPKKVGADNLFDAVVTGDRGGILDLVNRELDAGRDPFVLVNDELIPAIMEVGEKYERKEYFLPQLLQSAETLQKAFEKLKPLLEAAGGQKVQDVVVMATVEGDIHDIGKNIVCLMLRNHGFDVVDLGKDVTAEKIVDAAQEKGAKIIGLSALMTTTMVRMEDTIKLLKERELDIKVMIGGAVITGGFCDSIGADGWSTDAVAAVKLAKRLVQ is encoded by the coding sequence ATGCCGGATTTTCGCAAAGCACTCAGTGATGACAAGGTTTACTTTTTTGATGGTGGATATGGAACTCTCTTACAGGGACGAGGTCTTCCTGCTGGAATGTCACCTGAAATCTTCGGCCTTCAGAGTCCTGATGTCATTAAATCCGTTCATAAAGACTACGTTGCTGCCGGAGCAAATGTTCTTACCACAAATACTTTTGGGGGCAGCAGACCTAAACTCGGAGCAGACGTCGATGTTATAGGTCTTAACAGAGAAATGGCACTAATAGCCAGATCTGTTGCTGGGGATAATGTTTTTGTCGGTGGTAGCGTTGGCCCAACCGGGTATTTTGTACAGCCTCTCGGTGAAATGACCTTCAAAGAGATGGTCGAAATATATAAAGAGCAGATTCAAGGGCTTGTTGAAGGTGGAATCGACCTGATTTTGGGCGAAACTCACTTTGACCTTGCCGAAGCGCGCGCTGTCGTTATTGCCGCTCGCGAAGTGTGTGATCTACCTGTCGCACTTTCTATGACTTTCGAATCACCTGCAGCTTGTTTGACAGGAACTTCACCACAGACCTTTATTGATACCATGCAGAACATGGGTGTCGAGCTCATGGGAACCAACTGTAGTGCCGGTCCTGAGCAGATGTATGATGTTCTGAAATCCATGCAGACCAGGCTCACCAGCCCTTTGCTGGCAGAAGCGAATGCCGGACTTCCTGAGCTTGATGAGAATCGCAATACTGTTTTTAGACTTCAGCCTGAGCCTTTTGCTAAGCAGTCCGCTCGTTTCGTTGAAGTTGGTGCGAAGTTCATCGGTGGTTGTTGCGGTACAACTCCTGATCATATTAAGGCACTTAGAAATGCTGTCGGTAATGCCACATGGATGCGTCCTGTCCCGCAGGAAGATTGCCAGATGGTGCTTACTTCACGCGCACAGACCGTTAAAATCGGTTTTGAGCAGCGCGGAGTAATCATTGGTGAGCGCATCAATCCTACAGGTAAAAAAGTTCTAAGCGCAGAACTTCAGAACGGTCAGTTCACCGAAGCTATGAAGTTTGCCGCTGAGCAGCTTTTAGCCGGAGCACCTGTTCTTGATGTGAATGTCGGCGCACCGATGGTTGATGAAGTTAAAATTTTGCCTGCTCTCGCTAAAGAGATCATGGCGCAGCACCCAGCACCACTTAGTATCGATTCTACCAATCCTGACGCTGTTGAAGCCGCATTATGGACATATGCAGGATCTCCACTGGTCAACTCCATCAGCGGTGAAGCCGGACGTATGGAACGGCTCGGACCTTTGTGTAAAAAATTCGGTGCACCATTTATTCTACTGCCAATTATCGGAACCAAGCTTCCGTTCACTTGTGCTGAAAGAATTGAAGTTGTTTCCAAGCTTCTCAAGCAAGCTGATTCTTACGGAATTCCACGCAGACTGATTATGGTTGATGCGCTCGCGCTGACTGTTTCATCCAAGCCGGAAGCCGCAAGACATTGCTTAGATTTCATCCGTCACTGTAAAGAAGAGTGGAACCTGCCGACAGTACTCGGCCTTTCCAACGTATCTTTCGGACTACCGGCTCGTGAGCTATTAAATTCAAGCTTCCTAACCTTATGTCAGGGGCAGGGTCTTAGCGCATTTATTGCTAACCCGAATTCCTCCAGACTTAGAGAGAGCTTGTATTCCGCAGAAGTTCTGCTCGCCAGAGATCCACAGGCTGAGCAGTTCATTGCTCAGTATTCCGGCTGGACTCCGGCTGGTGAGGGCGGTCAGGCTACTGGCCAAAATTCTGGTCCTAAAAAAGTTGGAGCCGATAATCTCTTCGACGCAGTAGTTACGGGCGATCGAGGTGGAATTCTTGATCTCGTGAATAGAGAACTTGATGCCGGGCGCGATCCTTTCGTTCTTGTAAACGATGAGCTTATCCCTGCGATCATGGAAGTTGGCGAAAAGTACGAGCGCAAGGAATATTTCCTTCCACAGCTTTTGCAGTCCGCTGAAACTCTCCAGAAAGCTTTTGAAAAACTCAAGCCGCTTCTTGAGGCCGCAGGCGGCCAGAAGGTGCAGGACGTAGTAGTCATGGCAACTGTTGAAGGCGATATTCATGATATCGGTAAAAATATTGTTTGCCTCATGCTCCGCAATCACGGTTTTGATGTTGTTGATCTGGGTAAGGATGTTACGGCAGAGAAGATTGTTGATGCAGCTCAGGAAAAAGGCGCTAAAATAATCGGCCTTTCTGCTTTGATGACAACAACAATGGTCAGAATGGAAGATACCATCAAGCTTCTTAAAGAACGCGAACTAGATATTAAGGTTATGATTGGTGGAGCAGTGATTACCGGCGGATTCTGCGATTCTATCGGAGCTGACGGCTGGTCTACTGACGCAGTTGCTGCCGTTAAATTAGCTAAAAGGTTGGTTCAGTAA